A segment of the Patescibacteria group bacterium genome:
TGAGCATCTCTCTGGCCCAGAGACTAGTGAGAAAACTTTGTCCGGAGTGCAAGAAAAAAGTGAAGTCTAGGTCAAGAATTAGAGACTTAATTTTAAAAGAAATTGAAAAACTCCCCGAAGTTCTTAAAAAAAATCTTAAAACTCCCAAGCCCTTAGAAATTTTTGAGGCTAAAGGTTGTAAAAAATGTAACTCCGAGGGTTATGCCGGGCGAATCGGAATTTTTGAAGTCCTAACTATGACTGATGAACTTTCTGATATAATTTTAAAGGAACCCTCAGAGATGAGAATTCAGGAGGAAGCTAAGCGTCAGGGAATGATCACTATGAAACAAGACGGTGTATTAAAAGTTTTGGAAGGTATTACCTCTATTGAGGAAATTCTGAGAGTGGCTGAGGAAAAATGAGAACCTGATTTCGTCAGGACCTTGATTACTTCGTAATTAAATTATGAAAAAAATTTTATTAGTTGAGGACGATCCATTTGTAATAGATATTTATACCAAAAAGTTAAAAGACTCAGGTTTTTCTATTGAGGTAGCTAAAAATGGTGAAGAAGCCTTAAAGAAAATAAAAGAAGAGACCCCAGATCTTTTGGTTTTGGATATAGTTTTACCCAATATTGATGGTTGGGATATTCTTAAAAAAGTTAGAACTGAGCTAGGCTTTGAGGATTTAAAAGTTATTATTCTTTCTAATCTTAGTCAAAAAGAAGAGGTGGAAAAGGGATTTAAGCTTGGAGCAATAAAATATTTTGTTAAAGCAAACTATACCCCGAGTCAGGTAGTAGAAGAAATAAAAAAAATATTAAGATAATCGGAAAGGGGTCGGTCAAGACGCGAGGCTTCTCCGCGAAACCTGCGAAGCAGGTTGAGTCGGAAAGCCCCATCTGAGAAACCTTTCGGTTTCCCCGTATAGGAAAATATTAAAAACCGAGGGTTTTTAAAGAGCGAGCCCGAAGCGACCCGCCCTGGGCGGGGAGCGCCAGTACAAGGTGCTGGGTGAGGGTGAGCGACTCACTTTTATAATACCACTATGGATTATTCTTCTCAACTTAGAGAATTACTTGATTTCACTGTCCAGGAAAAGGCCTCTGATTTACATATTTCAGTAGGTCATCCCCCGGTTTTAAGAATGGGTGGCCGGCTTATCCCTTTAATTAAACGAAAAAAGATCTCACCAGAAGATTCTCGGCAATTAGCCTTTGAATTAATGACTGAGGAGCAAAAAGGGAAATTTCTTCAAAAAAAAGAAATTGATTTTTCCTATAACTTTGAGGGAAAGGCCAGATTTAGAATTAATATTTTCTTTCAGAGGGATAATGTTTCTTGTGCCCTTCGTTTAATTCCAGCCAAAATTCCAACAATTGAAGAGTTAAATCTTCCTCCAGTTTTACATCAGTTTACTAAACCAGCCCAGGGATTTATTCTAATTACCGGTCCCTCTTCTCATGGAAAATCAACAACTTTGGCTGCCTTACTTGATGAAATAAATCATTCCAGGTCAGAGCATATCATTACTATTGAGGATCCAATTGAATATGTTTTTGAAGATGACCGTTGTATTATTGACCAGAGAGAGGTTTATGGAGATACCCAATCTTTTGCCCAGGCCTTGCGTTCAACTTTCCGTCAGGACCCCGATGTAATTATGGTTGGGGAGATGAGAGATTTAGAAACTATGGCCACTGCTATTTCTGCTGCTGAAACAGGGCACCTAGTTTTTGCTACTTTACATACTAATTCAGCTGCCCAGAGTGTTCATCGAATCGTCGACTCTTTTCCTCCTGCCCAGCAGGGTCAAATTAGAGCTCAGTTGTCAGGCTCCCTTTTAGGGATAATTTCTCAGAGATTAATACCCAGAATTAAAGGAGGTTTAATACCGGCCTGCGAAATAATGATGAATACTCCAGCCACCGCCAATTTAATTCGAGAAAATAAAGTCCACGAAATCCCTTTAGTTATTGAGACTTCAGCTGAATTAGGGATGATTTCTTTAAATAGGTCTTTAACCAATCTTATTAGGGCAAAGGAAATTTCTTTGGAAAATGCTATGAATTACTCTTTAGATCCAGCCTCATTAAGAAAACTCATCGTCAGATAATATGAAATTTAACTATCAGGCTAGAACTAAAGAAGGCCAAGTTCGGACAGGAACAGTTGAGGCTTCTTCAAGAGAGGCGGCTTTAGCTCTTTTGGAAAAATATGGACTTTATGTTACTTTATTAGAAGGGGCTGAGGCAATACCTGTTTATTTTAAAAAAGTTAAATTTTTAGAGAGAGTTTCTAGAAAAGATGTAGTGGCCTTTTCCCGCCAACTGGCTGTTATGTTTAAATCTAACATTCCAATAGTAGAGATATTTTATACTTTAGCCAAACAGACAAAGAATCTAGTTTTTAGAGAAAAAATTATAAAAATTGCAGAAGAAGTAGAAGGGGGAACTGCTCTTTCTCGCGCCTTAACCAGATATCCCAAAATTTTTGACCCTTTTTATACCAGTATGGTTAAATCTGGTGAGGCCTCAGGTGAACTTACCAAAGTCCTAGATTATTTAGCCGACCATTTAGAAAGAGATTATGACTTTCGCTCCAAAGTAATTGGGGCAATGCTTTATCCTGTCCTTGTTTTTATCGTTGTCTTAGTTGTAGTTGCTGCTGTTGTCCTTTTTATTATTCCTCGGCTATCGGAAATTTTAAAAGAAGCTAAAGCAGAACTTCCTTTTATGACTAAATTGGTTCTACAAACCTCTGACTTTTTGAGAAATTGGGGTTGGATTTTACTCCTTGTTTTTTTTGTAGTAATCATTTTAATTTTTCAATTTTCAAAAACTAAAGAAGGAAAAAAAACTTTTGATAAATTTTTTTTAAGACTACCTGTAATCAGTGGTTTCTTGCAGAAGATCTATCTTTCCCGTTTTGCTGAAAATCTTGCGACTTTAACATCTGGGGGGTTGCCAATTGCTCAGGCCTTAGAAATTACCGGGGAGGTAGTAGGAAACGATGTTTACAAAACCATTATTTTAAAAGCCAGAGATGAAGTTAGGAGAGGGGAGACAATAAGTGCAGTTTTAGAGAGATATCCTAGGGCCATTCCTCCTCTAGTTATCCAAATGACGGTGGTTGGAGAGAAAACCGGCCGGTTGGGTCCAGCCCTAATGAACATAGTTGGTTTTTACCAAAAAGAGGTTGACCGAACCCTGGATAGTCTTGTTAGTCTTTTGGAGCCAATCTTAATTATCTTTTTGGGAATAGTTGTTGGTGGATTAGTAATTAGCGTTCTAATGCCAATTTATCAAATTGGCCTGAGTGGATTCTAAATAGTTTTCCACAGTTTGACCCCGTTAGAAATTTCCTTAATAATTAAAGTAATAATATAATAAAAAAATAGTTTACCTGTGAATAATTATAATTTCTAACGGGTTTTACTTAATTGAATATGCTATAATTAGAGCTAGGATAAAAAATTAAAAGGTCGAAAAATAAAAATTAGAAATTAATAAAAATAATTAAAGTAGAAATTATGGCCAAGAAAAAAGGTTTTACCTTAATT
Coding sequences within it:
- a CDS encoding response regulator — translated: MKKILLVEDDPFVIDIYTKKLKDSGFSIEVAKNGEEALKKIKEETPDLLVLDIVLPNIDGWDILKKVRTELGFEDLKVIILSNLSQKEEVEKGFKLGAIKYFVKANYTPSQVVEEIKKILR
- a CDS encoding type IV pilus twitching motility protein PilT, which codes for MDYSSQLRELLDFTVQEKASDLHISVGHPPVLRMGGRLIPLIKRKKISPEDSRQLAFELMTEEQKGKFLQKKEIDFSYNFEGKARFRINIFFQRDNVSCALRLIPAKIPTIEELNLPPVLHQFTKPAQGFILITGPSSHGKSTTLAALLDEINHSRSEHIITIEDPIEYVFEDDRCIIDQREVYGDTQSFAQALRSTFRQDPDVIMVGEMRDLETMATAISAAETGHLVFATLHTNSAAQSVHRIVDSFPPAQQGQIRAQLSGSLLGIISQRLIPRIKGGLIPACEIMMNTPATANLIRENKVHEIPLVIETSAELGMISLNRSLTNLIRAKEISLENAMNYSLDPASLRKLIVR
- a CDS encoding type II secretion system F family protein, with protein sequence MKFNYQARTKEGQVRTGTVEASSREAALALLEKYGLYVTLLEGAEAIPVYFKKVKFLERVSRKDVVAFSRQLAVMFKSNIPIVEIFYTLAKQTKNLVFREKIIKIAEEVEGGTALSRALTRYPKIFDPFYTSMVKSGEASGELTKVLDYLADHLERDYDFRSKVIGAMLYPVLVFIVVLVVVAAVVLFIIPRLSEILKEAKAELPFMTKLVLQTSDFLRNWGWILLLVFFVVIILIFQFSKTKEGKKTFDKFFLRLPVISGFLQKIYLSRFAENLATLTSGGLPIAQALEITGEVVGNDVYKTIILKARDEVRRGETISAVLERYPRAIPPLVIQMTVVGEKTGRLGPALMNIVGFYQKEVDRTLDSLVSLLEPILIIFLGIVVGGLVISVLMPIYQIGLSGF